From the genome of Vespa crabro chromosome 24, iyVesCrab1.2, whole genome shotgun sequence, one region includes:
- the LOC124432333 gene encoding protein tiptop isoform X2 produces the protein MPRRKQHAPQRMKWEDGVEGSGPGTDLQGEEGDCVDEDGPVSPSERGCAPAAKEDEDGEASDEEDDEEATPPTPPPASASARLNPTILRDTGPPDREQMSPRCPSRDSRESSGPATGSPPPLATRSSASPVSPSSIVPLPLGTHPLLPPHSAAMMAAYLQQTHQRLLLGHSPLSRGSVSPLVSSSCSPPAATPGLLVSPSSVGEVSPSATPLPAVLDFSTRKASSTEEEEEEHILNLSKPPTPSSSTETNNGPLDLSVPSRKRPGPEDSSPPPPRKSSRLAGAAPTSHQDATAAASSPSTFGRPPVVSPWTSPVVASHFPYFAAAVAAAATSQQQLSPKSTGGVVDHHQLWNGKMKPPAALEKSYQPSEATKALEKMSELSKLGGEDLFRSSSCSGSSGGTSIGSTPSTTSSSRHSAWQSHWLNKGADQAKDVLKCVWCKQSFPTLAAMTTHMKEAKHCGVNMPVPPPAAALHPQQTTMPTIPPPQQSHQPQTSTSNPGSNNSAAPTNKQSPSELNLLIKETMPLPRKLVRGQDVWLGKGAEQTRQILKCMWCGQSFRSLAEMTSHMQQTQHYTNIISQEQIISWKSSDESKGGGGGGSGSSGGGVGSGGNTGGVPPGAGTGPHGGNAGGGPGAGATSSHVSAVLTCKVCDQAFSSLKELSNHMVKNSHYKEHIMRSITESGGRRRQTREKRKKSLPVRKLLELERAQNEFKNGDAATGLSHSLGKHAGRITCEKCGEKIETTIFVEHIRQCIGAGTVGVNQRNFLKNALMSNHLPATLPPSSESGRKSVNEDASSVSSRHHRSPSSASDATTPGKDTPTPTTNETTGTSSPSVLNAIEKLIEKSFDSRVRHGTAGLHHAQPGAPMGTSILKRLGIDESVDYTKPLVDPQTMNLLRSYQQQQQQQHYNASAAARRERSGSESSSISERGSGRTDTMTPERRMDLTTVGHERHSTGHSHHHRVTPDKQATTPLPARHHLGTEESGDEEPSSVVVKKEPRDEETDERGTNEEEQQAQSSREVFVKKEIVDDCREDEEQGSYNHRRSSLHETAEEGREVPSPRMNPPTPRSTSQVEQVARSPCRNSTSSPTSSDRSVTPRGTPDTKASSSLGALSSMFDSLSGGGGGSTGNTVDSQGRKTSSHPLAALQKLCDKTETRGPSGSGASRSTSGSGSTIAPGSGSTVGASGPGTGPTPGAILAFSWACNDAVVTADSIMKCAFCDTPFISKGAYRHHLSKMHFVKDGVIPDPLTIGRSAAAAAAAAAAAASQATSGGPSHSSSSPPTSQRNKSPPLPQANGSPSQSAASPLEESPHSKFLKYTELAKQLSSKYV, from the exons GGGAGGACGGCGTCGAAGGCTCAGGGCCTGGCACGGACCTCCAGGGCGAAGAGGGCGATTGCGTCGACGAGGATGGCCCCGTTAGCCCTAGCGAGAGAGGTTGCGCACCTGCGGccaaagaagacgaagatggCGAGGCGAGCGACGAGGAGGATGACGAGGAAGCAACGCCTCCCACGCCACCACCCGCTTCTGCTTCCGCGAGATTGAACCCTACCATCTTGAGGGATACAGGACCACCTGACAG GGAACAAATGAGTCCACGCTGTCCCTCGAGAGATTCTCGGGAATCCTCCGGTCCAGCGACCGGAAGTCCCCCACCCTTAGCGACGAGGAGCAGCGCGAGTCCAGTTAGTCCGAGTAGTATCGTGCCTCTACCCCTTGGGACTCATCCTCTCCTTCCACCGCATTCGGCGGCAATGATGGCAGCGTATCTTCAACAAACACATCAACGACTCCTCCTCGGACATTCGCCTTTATCACGAGGCTCGGTATCGCCGTTGGTATCGTCCTCTTGTTCGCCACCAGCAGCGACTCCGGGTCTCTTGGTCTCGCCGAGCAGCGTCGGTGAGGTATCACCCTCGGCAACTCCATTGCCAGCTGTTCTGGACTTTAGCACAAGAAAAGCTTCCTCGacagaagaggaggaggaagagcaTATTCTGAATCTCAGTAAACCGCCAACGCCGTCCTCTTCGACGGAAACGAACAACGGCCCGTTGGATCTGTCGGTGCCTAGTAGAAAACGACCGGGTCCCGAGGATTCCTCGCCTCCACCACCGCGTAAATCCTCGAGATTGGCCGGTGCGGCTCCCACGAGTCATCAAGATGCAACGGCAGCAGCCAGCTCACCGTCCACGTTCGGTAGGCCACCGGTAGTGTCACCGTGGACGTCGCCGGTCGTGGCCTCGCACTTTCCATACTTTGCCGCAGCCGTAGCGGCAGCGGCTACTAGTCAGCAGCAATTGTCCCCGAAAAGTACTGGCGGTGTCGTAGATCATCATCAACTTTGGAACGGCAAAATGAAGCCACCAGCCGCGCTCGAGAAATCGTATCAACCTAGCGAAGCGACAAAGGCCCTGGAAAAAATGAGCGAGCTGAGCAAACTAGGTGGTGAGGATCTTTTCAGGTCGTCCTCGTGCAGCGGCAGTAGCGGTGGAACGTCCATAGGCAGCACGCCGTCCACGACGTCGAGTAGTCGTCACAGTGCTTGGCAATCTCATTGGCTGAACAAAGGAGCGGATCAGGCCAAAGATGTTCTCAAATGCGTATGGTGTAAACAAAGCTTCCCAACGCTCGCCGCTATGACAACGCATATGAAGGAAGCGAAGCATTGCGGCGTTAATATGCCCGTACCACCCCCGGCCGCTGCTTTACATCCCCAACAAACAACGATGCCAACGATACCGCCGCCGCAACAATCGCACCAGCCGCAAACTTCGACAAGCAACCCCGGTAGCAACAACTCCGCCGCTCCAACTAACAAACAAAGTCCATCGGAGTTGAATCTTCTCATAAAGGAAACCATGCCATTACCGAGAAAGCTGGTCAGAGGTCAAGACGTTTGGCTCGGGAAAGGTGCTGAACAGACCAGACAGATTCTCAAGTGTATGTGGTGCGGCCAGAGCTTCCGTTCCCTCGCAGAAATGACCTCGCACATGCAACAAACGCAACATTATACCAACATTATCTCCCAAGAGCAAATCATTTCTTGGAAGTCTTCCGATGAGAGCAAgggcggcggtggtggtggtagcggTAGCAGCGGAGGTGGAGTCGGAAGCGGAGGAAATACGGGTGGAGTACCGCCTGGTGCCGGAACCGGTCCACACGGAGGTAACGCCGGTGGCGGTCCCGGGGCCGGAGCAACCAGCAGTCATGTCAGCGCCGTATTAACTTGCAAAGTTTGCGATCAGGCCTTTAGTTCATTGAAGGAGTTGAGCAATCATATGGTCAAGAATTCGCACTATAAAGAACATATTATGCGCTCGATCACCGAGAGCGGCGGTCGTCGGAGACAAACGCGCGAGAAGCGAAAAAAATCATTGCCTGTGAGGAAGCTATTGGAGTTGGAACGCGCGCAAAACGAGTTTAAGAACGGCGACGCTGCGACCGGTCTGAGTCACAGCCTTGGAAAGCACGCCGGTAGGATCACCTGCGAGAAATGCGGCGAGAAGATCGAGACAACCATTTTTGTCGAGCACATACGTCAATGCATAGGAGCAGGAACGGTTGGTGTAAATCAACGTAACTTCTTGAAGAACGCACTCATGTCGAATCATTTGCCAGCGACTTTGCCACCGTCGAGCGAAAGCGGTCGTAAAAGCGTAAACGAGGACGCCTCGTCGGTATCGTCGAGGCACCACCGATCGCCTTCTTCGGCTAGCGATGCTACCACGCCGGGTAAGGACACACCAACGCCGACAACGAACGAAACCACCGGCACGTCCTCGCCTTCTGTCTTAAATGCCATCGAGAAATTGATCGAGAAGAGCTTCGATTCTCGTGTAAGACATGGCACGGCAGGTTTGCATCACGCTCAACCAGGCGCACCTATGGGCACTAGCATTCTAAAAAGATTGGGCATAGACGAGAGCGTTGATTATACGAAGCCTTTGGTGGATCCGCAAACGATGAATCTTCTTCGATCTtatcagcaacaacagcagcagcagcattaTAATGCGAGCGCAGCCGCGAGGAGAGAGCGAAGCGGCAGCGAGTCCAGTTCCATATCGGAGAGGGGAAGCGGTAGAACGGACACGATGACACCGGAAAGACGTATGGATCTGACAACTGTTGGCCACGAGAGGCATTCTACCGGCCATTCTCATCATCATCGTGTCACTCCGGATAAACAAGCTACTACGCCATTACCAGCACGTCATCATCTGGGTACGGAAGAGTCCGGTGACGAGGAGCCTAGCTCGGTGGTTGTCAAGAAGGAACCCAGGGACGAAGAAACGGACGAAAGAGGAACGAACGAGGAGGAACAACAGGCGCAATCGTCGAGAGAGGTATTCGTTAAGAAGGAAATCGTGGACGATTGTAGAGAGGACGAAGAGCAAGGTTCGTATAATCATCGACGAAGCAGTCTTCACGAGACGGCTGAAGAGGGTAGAGAAGTTCCATCGCCTCGCATGAATCCACCAACACCTAGATCGACCAGCCAAGTCGAACAAGTGGCTCGTAGTCCTTGCAGAAACAGTACAAGCAGTCCTACTAGTAGCGATAGATCTGTCACCCCGAGAGGAACGCCAGACACGAAAGCTTCCAGCAGCCTCGGTGCACTCTCTTCCATGTTCGATAGTCTATCCGGCGGTGGTGGAGGAAGTACTGGTAATACTGTTGATTCGCAAGGACGAAAGACGAGCAGTCATCCGCTCGCGGCTCTGCAAAAACTCTGTGACAAGACCGAAACACGTGGTCCCAGTGGCAGCGGCGCGTCCAGGTCTACTTCTGGCTCCGGTAGTACGATCGCACCTGGAAGCGGTAGTACGGTAGGCGCCAGTGGACCAGGAACCGGACCCACACCTGGAGCCATTTTAGCCTTCAGTTGGGCCTGTAACGACGCCGTAGTCACGGCAGACTCGATCATGAAGTGCGCCTTTTGCGACACACCGTTTATCTCCAAAGGGGCCTATAGGCATCATCTTTCGAAGATGCACTTCGTGAAGGACGGCGTCATCCCAGATCCATTGACAATCGGAAGATCGGCAGCAGCGGCCGCGGCAGCCGCAGCCGCTGCGGCATCACAAGCGACTTCCGGTGGCCCGAGTCACAGTTCCTCGTCTCCACCTACGTCCCAGCGCAACAAGTCGCCGCCTCTTCCGCAAGCGAACGGCAGCCCATCCCAGTCCGCGGCCTCTCCGCTCGAGGAGAGCCCACACTCCAAGTTTCTCAAGTATACGGAGCTGGCCAAACAGTTGTCCAGCAAATACGTATAG
- the LOC124432333 gene encoding protein tiptop isoform X4, with protein sequence MSPRCPSRDSRESSGPATGSPPPLATRSSASPVSPSSIVPLPLGTHPLLPPHSAAMMAAYLQQTHQRLLLGHSPLSRGSVSPLVSSSCSPPAATPGLLVSPSSVGEVSPSATPLPAVLDFSTRKASSTEEEEEEHILNLSKPPTPSSSTETNNGPLDLSVPSRKRPGPEDSSPPPPRKSSRLAGAAPTSHQDATAAASSPSTFGRPPVVSPWTSPVVASHFPYFAAAVAAAATSQQQLSPKSTGGVVDHHQLWNGKMKPPAALEKSYQPSEATKALEKMSELSKLGGEDLFRSSSCSGSSGGTSIGSTPSTTSSSRHSAWQSHWLNKGADQAKDVLKCVWCKQSFPTLAAMTTHMKEAKHCGVNMPVPPPAAALHPQQTTMPTIPPPQQSHQPQTSTSNPGSNNSAAPTNKQSPSELNLLIKETMPLPRKLVRGQDVWLGKGAEQTRQILKCMWCGQSFRSLAEMTSHMQQTQHYTNIISQEQIISWKSSDESKGGGGGGSGSSGGGVGSGGNTGGVPPGAGTGPHGGNAGGGPGAGATSSHVSAVLTCKVCDQAFSSLKELSNHMVKNSHYKEHIMRSITESGGRRRQTREKRKKSLPVRKLLELERAQNEFKNGDAATGLSHSLGKHAGRITCEKCGEKIETTIFVEHIRQCIGAGTVGVNQRNFLKNALMSNHLPATLPPSSESGRKSVNEDASSVSSRHHRSPSSASDATTPGKDTPTPTTNETTGTSSPSVLNAIEKLIEKSFDSRVRHGTAGLHHAQPGAPMGTSILKRLGIDESVDYTKPLVDPQTMNLLRSYQQQQQQQHYNASAAARRERSGSESSSISERGSGRTDTMTPERRMDLTTVGHERHSTGHSHHHRVTPDKQATTPLPARHHLGTEESGDEEPSSVVVKKEPRDEETDERGTNEEEQQAQSSREVFVKKEIVDDCREDEEQGSYNHRRSSLHETAEEGREVPSPRMNPPTPRSTSQVEQVARSPCRNSTSSPTSSDRSVTPRGTPDTKASSSLGALSSMFDSLSGGGGGSTGNTVDSQGRKTSSHPLAALQKLCDKTETRGPSGSGASRSTSGSGSTIAPGSGSTVGASGPGTGPTPGAILAFSWACNDAVVTADSIMKCAFCDTPFISKGAYRHHLSKMHFVKDGVIPDPLTIGRSAAAAAAAAAAAASQATSGGPSHSSSSPPTSQRNKSPPLPQANGSPSQSAASPLEESPHSKFLKYTELAKQLSSKYV encoded by the coding sequence ATGAGTCCACGCTGTCCCTCGAGAGATTCTCGGGAATCCTCCGGTCCAGCGACCGGAAGTCCCCCACCCTTAGCGACGAGGAGCAGCGCGAGTCCAGTTAGTCCGAGTAGTATCGTGCCTCTACCCCTTGGGACTCATCCTCTCCTTCCACCGCATTCGGCGGCAATGATGGCAGCGTATCTTCAACAAACACATCAACGACTCCTCCTCGGACATTCGCCTTTATCACGAGGCTCGGTATCGCCGTTGGTATCGTCCTCTTGTTCGCCACCAGCAGCGACTCCGGGTCTCTTGGTCTCGCCGAGCAGCGTCGGTGAGGTATCACCCTCGGCAACTCCATTGCCAGCTGTTCTGGACTTTAGCACAAGAAAAGCTTCCTCGacagaagaggaggaggaagagcaTATTCTGAATCTCAGTAAACCGCCAACGCCGTCCTCTTCGACGGAAACGAACAACGGCCCGTTGGATCTGTCGGTGCCTAGTAGAAAACGACCGGGTCCCGAGGATTCCTCGCCTCCACCACCGCGTAAATCCTCGAGATTGGCCGGTGCGGCTCCCACGAGTCATCAAGATGCAACGGCAGCAGCCAGCTCACCGTCCACGTTCGGTAGGCCACCGGTAGTGTCACCGTGGACGTCGCCGGTCGTGGCCTCGCACTTTCCATACTTTGCCGCAGCCGTAGCGGCAGCGGCTACTAGTCAGCAGCAATTGTCCCCGAAAAGTACTGGCGGTGTCGTAGATCATCATCAACTTTGGAACGGCAAAATGAAGCCACCAGCCGCGCTCGAGAAATCGTATCAACCTAGCGAAGCGACAAAGGCCCTGGAAAAAATGAGCGAGCTGAGCAAACTAGGTGGTGAGGATCTTTTCAGGTCGTCCTCGTGCAGCGGCAGTAGCGGTGGAACGTCCATAGGCAGCACGCCGTCCACGACGTCGAGTAGTCGTCACAGTGCTTGGCAATCTCATTGGCTGAACAAAGGAGCGGATCAGGCCAAAGATGTTCTCAAATGCGTATGGTGTAAACAAAGCTTCCCAACGCTCGCCGCTATGACAACGCATATGAAGGAAGCGAAGCATTGCGGCGTTAATATGCCCGTACCACCCCCGGCCGCTGCTTTACATCCCCAACAAACAACGATGCCAACGATACCGCCGCCGCAACAATCGCACCAGCCGCAAACTTCGACAAGCAACCCCGGTAGCAACAACTCCGCCGCTCCAACTAACAAACAAAGTCCATCGGAGTTGAATCTTCTCATAAAGGAAACCATGCCATTACCGAGAAAGCTGGTCAGAGGTCAAGACGTTTGGCTCGGGAAAGGTGCTGAACAGACCAGACAGATTCTCAAGTGTATGTGGTGCGGCCAGAGCTTCCGTTCCCTCGCAGAAATGACCTCGCACATGCAACAAACGCAACATTATACCAACATTATCTCCCAAGAGCAAATCATTTCTTGGAAGTCTTCCGATGAGAGCAAgggcggcggtggtggtggtagcggTAGCAGCGGAGGTGGAGTCGGAAGCGGAGGAAATACGGGTGGAGTACCGCCTGGTGCCGGAACCGGTCCACACGGAGGTAACGCCGGTGGCGGTCCCGGGGCCGGAGCAACCAGCAGTCATGTCAGCGCCGTATTAACTTGCAAAGTTTGCGATCAGGCCTTTAGTTCATTGAAGGAGTTGAGCAATCATATGGTCAAGAATTCGCACTATAAAGAACATATTATGCGCTCGATCACCGAGAGCGGCGGTCGTCGGAGACAAACGCGCGAGAAGCGAAAAAAATCATTGCCTGTGAGGAAGCTATTGGAGTTGGAACGCGCGCAAAACGAGTTTAAGAACGGCGACGCTGCGACCGGTCTGAGTCACAGCCTTGGAAAGCACGCCGGTAGGATCACCTGCGAGAAATGCGGCGAGAAGATCGAGACAACCATTTTTGTCGAGCACATACGTCAATGCATAGGAGCAGGAACGGTTGGTGTAAATCAACGTAACTTCTTGAAGAACGCACTCATGTCGAATCATTTGCCAGCGACTTTGCCACCGTCGAGCGAAAGCGGTCGTAAAAGCGTAAACGAGGACGCCTCGTCGGTATCGTCGAGGCACCACCGATCGCCTTCTTCGGCTAGCGATGCTACCACGCCGGGTAAGGACACACCAACGCCGACAACGAACGAAACCACCGGCACGTCCTCGCCTTCTGTCTTAAATGCCATCGAGAAATTGATCGAGAAGAGCTTCGATTCTCGTGTAAGACATGGCACGGCAGGTTTGCATCACGCTCAACCAGGCGCACCTATGGGCACTAGCATTCTAAAAAGATTGGGCATAGACGAGAGCGTTGATTATACGAAGCCTTTGGTGGATCCGCAAACGATGAATCTTCTTCGATCTtatcagcaacaacagcagcagcagcattaTAATGCGAGCGCAGCCGCGAGGAGAGAGCGAAGCGGCAGCGAGTCCAGTTCCATATCGGAGAGGGGAAGCGGTAGAACGGACACGATGACACCGGAAAGACGTATGGATCTGACAACTGTTGGCCACGAGAGGCATTCTACCGGCCATTCTCATCATCATCGTGTCACTCCGGATAAACAAGCTACTACGCCATTACCAGCACGTCATCATCTGGGTACGGAAGAGTCCGGTGACGAGGAGCCTAGCTCGGTGGTTGTCAAGAAGGAACCCAGGGACGAAGAAACGGACGAAAGAGGAACGAACGAGGAGGAACAACAGGCGCAATCGTCGAGAGAGGTATTCGTTAAGAAGGAAATCGTGGACGATTGTAGAGAGGACGAAGAGCAAGGTTCGTATAATCATCGACGAAGCAGTCTTCACGAGACGGCTGAAGAGGGTAGAGAAGTTCCATCGCCTCGCATGAATCCACCAACACCTAGATCGACCAGCCAAGTCGAACAAGTGGCTCGTAGTCCTTGCAGAAACAGTACAAGCAGTCCTACTAGTAGCGATAGATCTGTCACCCCGAGAGGAACGCCAGACACGAAAGCTTCCAGCAGCCTCGGTGCACTCTCTTCCATGTTCGATAGTCTATCCGGCGGTGGTGGAGGAAGTACTGGTAATACTGTTGATTCGCAAGGACGAAAGACGAGCAGTCATCCGCTCGCGGCTCTGCAAAAACTCTGTGACAAGACCGAAACACGTGGTCCCAGTGGCAGCGGCGCGTCCAGGTCTACTTCTGGCTCCGGTAGTACGATCGCACCTGGAAGCGGTAGTACGGTAGGCGCCAGTGGACCAGGAACCGGACCCACACCTGGAGCCATTTTAGCCTTCAGTTGGGCCTGTAACGACGCCGTAGTCACGGCAGACTCGATCATGAAGTGCGCCTTTTGCGACACACCGTTTATCTCCAAAGGGGCCTATAGGCATCATCTTTCGAAGATGCACTTCGTGAAGGACGGCGTCATCCCAGATCCATTGACAATCGGAAGATCGGCAGCAGCGGCCGCGGCAGCCGCAGCCGCTGCGGCATCACAAGCGACTTCCGGTGGCCCGAGTCACAGTTCCTCGTCTCCACCTACGTCCCAGCGCAACAAGTCGCCGCCTCTTCCGCAAGCGAACGGCAGCCCATCCCAGTCCGCGGCCTCTCCGCTCGAGGAGAGCCCACACTCCAAGTTTCTCAAGTATACGGAGCTGGCCAAACAGTTGTCCAGCAAATACGTATAG